The following proteins come from a genomic window of Neofelis nebulosa isolate mNeoNeb1 chromosome 5, mNeoNeb1.pri, whole genome shotgun sequence:
- the LOC131512821 gene encoding carbonyl reductase [NADPH] 1-like, with protein MCSDTRVALVTGANKGIGLAIVRDLCRQFSGDVVLTARDEARGRAAVQQLQAEGLSPRFHLLDIDDLQSIRALRDFLRKEYGGLDVLVNNAAVFFDIGDPTPLHIQAEVTMKTNFFGTRDVCTELLPLMRPQGRVVNVSSIMSFVALQYCSPGLQQKFRSETITEEELVGLMNKFVDDVKNRVHQNEGWPDMKVVTYGVSEMGLTVLSRIYARKLSEQRRGDKILLNACCPGWVRTDMGGPKGIKTVEEGAETPVYLALLPLDAKGPHGEFVMEKKVEQWGLRPQFPPWVPL; from the exons ATGTGTTCAGACACCCGCGTGGCGCTGGTGACCGGGGCCAACAAGGGCATCGGCTTGGCCATCGTGCGTGACCTGTGCCGGCAGTTCTCCGGGGACGTGGTGCTCACGGCACGGGACGAGGCGCGGGGACGGGCGGCCGTGCAGCAGCTCCAGGCCGAGGGCCTGAGTCCGCGCTTCCACCTGCTGGACATCGACGACCTGCAGAGCATCCGCGCCCTGCGTGACTTCCTGCGCAAGGAGTACGGGGGATTGGACGTGCTGGTCAACAATGCAGCCGTCTTCTTTGACA TTGGTGACCCCACCCCCTTACATATTCAAGCAGAAGTGACGATGAAAACAAACTTCTTTGGTACCCGAGACGTGTGCACAGAACTGCTGCCTCTAATGAGACCCCAAG GCAGAGTGGTCAATGTGTCTAGTATAATGAGCTTTGTAGCTCTTCAATACTGTAGCCCAGGACTGCAGCAGAAGTTCAGAAGTGAGACCATCACAGAGGAGGAGCTGGTGGGGCTCATGAACAAGTTTGTGGACGATGTAAAGAACAGAGTGCACCAGAACGAGGGCTGGCCTGATATGAAAGTAGTCACATATGGAGTGTCAGAGATGGGTCTCACAGTCCTGTCCAGAATCTATGCCAGGAAactgagtgagcagaggagaggggacaaGATCCTCCTGAATGCCTGCTGCCCTGGGTGGGTGAGAACAGACATGGGTGGGCCAAAAGGCATCAAAACCGTAGAAGAAGGAGCAGAGACTCCTGTCTACTTGGCCCTTTTGCCCTTGGATGCTAAGGGGCCTCACGGGGAGTTTGTTATGGAGAAGAAAGTTGAACAATGGGGACTCCGCCCTCAGTTCCCTCCATGGGTCCCATTATGA